In the genome of Diabrotica undecimpunctata isolate CICGRU chromosome 2, icDiaUnde3, whole genome shotgun sequence, the window ctttgctgcaaacatagattaaacagtttccttaattgatttaatagcatatctcctcCAATTACGATAGattctattacaattccatcctctcctggggctttgttatttttcatttttcttaacgcttgtcgaatctcatctacatttatttctggcattagttcggaaccttgattcatgatcttctttgaaatggctgtttgtattcctgtttgatcttctcgtctacttccatataattcctcgtagaactcttcgacgacctgtattgactcgtctctacgtgatattatttcattttgcttgtttcttaatttatggatttcgcatttcccattcgttagctttctacgtagaacttttaagctgttattttcctgtatagtacgtttaatattatcggttttaaaCTTTCTTAAATCTCTGCTGACTGCcttcgaaacagttttattcatttctgttagagtgtggctgtctgcattctcatcgcttctcatttgtcttctttgatctagcagcgtttcagtatatggacttattttactatctgattttcttttaggacagtgcactcggtaactttcttgtaaggcgtttatgattcaattattcaagtcgttaagatcgttttcggaggtttcatgcagtagtagcttattattgatatgtgcctgatactggttgatatctaatgggggtgtccagataccatgggatttatttttaatcattatgtttCTTTCTCTTTTTGTGCTAATTTGCACTTTCGCTCGTATCATTCTGTGGTCACTGCTTGTGGTAAACTTGTTgagtactgttacatctttaattatttgttttttgtcacttatgatgtagtcgatttcgttccttgttctaccgtttggacttttccaggtccatcttctgtgcatttttttgtaaaagaagctgttcatgttgaataaattattctgGAGTAGGAATCCTAGTAGCGTTTTTCCTCTGACATTTCTTCCTGGGGAACCGAATTTTCCCAACGATGTTTCTAGCTTTGCTTCTTTTACAcctatttttgcgttgaaatcgccacataaaattgtaaattgagtACGAGAATCATTAAGCTCAGTAGATATATCATCATAAAatatttcgatttcttcgtctgtaTGCTCTGTTGTTGAAGCGTATACTTGGATAATTTTAAGTTGATATCTACTGTTTAACTTCAGAATAAGATATGCCACTCTAAATGATATATTTGAAGCGGGTTTGGTCatccaaaatattaaattaaGTTGGATAACGTCAGAGATAGAACAGCAAGACAATATGGAGACAACCCAAACTGCAAAAGAAATTGATTCTAAATCGCTTATACCTGAGAAAGAAAACACAACCGTATTGATTGAATTCATATAAATTGAATAGTATTGCATGTGCAAAAACTCGAATAGCGGACTCGAAAGCGGACCAAATATAACTAAATAATATAAGTGGCAACGAAAACTTACCCTGAGTAATAAGTCTCTATTTATAGAAGGAAATGCGAAACATTTAAATACTACTGGATCCTGAATTTGCAACAGTAATATAATAAACATTTGGCAATTTGTATTATTCCACTGATACCATTTAAACTGCAAGATATTTTTGAACAAGTTCTCgctctaaaaaaataataattatgattataTTTGCAaacaaattcataaaaataatgcATAAATTATTTACCTCAATTTGCAGTTGATGTCCAATTTCAGatccaataaaaaatattaaaaaaccacagaaaaccattTCCATATATGGTCCCCCCTGATTTTTACTTGTAATCTAAAAATTAATGATAAATAAAGACAGTATTTAAGTATACCTCGTTATAACATTATGATTCCTTCTGATCATTTTCTGGATGCGTTTAAATTGGAAAGtagaaaatattaagaaatgATTGCACTATATTTTGGAAGATCCACacattttgaattaatttaaaaataaaataaaaaaatcaaatttttgaaacaaaaaatagttTTGTGAAGCCTTCATTTTCATTTCTGAAATATATTGCAAACTATGTTTTATGGAACTAAAAGAGTTGATTCTGTCTGTCAATAGGAGCCTCATtcactacattttttattttgatgatgGTCAGGTCTACTAAGCTTGATGATATAGTTGGGTATCAGGATGATGTCTGTATTCCAACGCCACACTAAGTAATTTTGTGACATTGCTATAAATGACTAATTCGGTTCGTTAGAGTTTCTTGGTGTTTTAGAAACCCTTTGTTACTATTAAAGGTATTTCCAAGGTTTTTCTTTACCTTCGGTAATTTTTTTGCCTCTCTTTATTCTCTCTTTGTTTAACTCCAGAAATGCATTTTCTAATACTTTgattatactaaaacaatttttaattgaaggtgaaaaaataataatattatttaatattaaatatatttacaaaatgaacatttttattctcgagagagaaagagagagaaaatatatcttctgtctctctcttgtctatatcttacatatgaagactacagggaaaaaaccagacatgtcaatttttttcaaatttcagaTTTTTATTCTATCGTACAGGGTAAAAAGTAGTCTTGTCATGAGTAATTACACTTTAAAGTTTCGGGGTACTGGGAAAAAACCAGCTTTGTCCATGCGTCCAGTGAAAGAACCAGATATGTCAGTTATGAAGTTTCACGGTAGATAGCGTtggattgatttaaaaattattattaaacaatgcgTGTTTCAATAACAGaaagtttttttgtaaaaacaaacATTTGTGAAAAtcgaatataattatttttctgaaTGATTAAAGGTTCAACAAGACATTTATGCATTGATATAACATAACGTAATAGAAAGACtcgttttgtttcttgtaaaaatataaacaggCAGGTATAAAAAGTTCGCATTATTCACACATTAATTTCACAATCTTTCGATTAATACATTATATCGTAAACAACAAAATCCATGGGCTTCgtgaaataaaaattacatatccCATCCGTGGACATTCATACTTAAAATGTGACAAGAATGTTGGACTGTGGAATCTAAAAATTACTTTTGAAGTACCAAATGGTTTAGAGACCTGATCAAGGGGTCCCGCGTAAAGCCGTCTCCATTCATCGTCGTGAAAGTAACACGAAAAATAGTTTTGGACTGAAAATCATTTTTGGACAAAAAGTATGTTCCAAAATGTCCTTTCAaaactcaggttttgaaagaggtTGTTGTCACATCAGAGCACAGTCGACTTATAAATCATCGATCTTCTTACAATACAACGAATGACCTTAACAACTACGGAGTTGAAGAATGGAGAATTTGAATTACCATTACCAGCCTACTCAGGTAAGGTATAaggtatcacaaaaaattataatattattcccTGTATGTTATTTCAGGACCCCTCGCAATTTCAAAAGCCAAGCACAGCCATTTAATGAGCCTTATGAGATTCTGTGGTCCTGCAGCTGTGGACTTTTTCTCCGTCTTACCTTATAATTAGTCGTAAcaggtaaattattattattataattactctttttttatttctttatttaacgtCGCCGTCGATCTACTTCTGCGATTAAAACTAAACACCGACGCCCGGAGCACGCTTCCACCAACGGAAAATTTTGACGAATGCCCTGGTGTTCCAACCAGAGGTAGGGATCTTTAACGAGTCATGTTACAGTAAAACCTGTGTTA includes:
- the LOC140433449 gene encoding uncharacterized protein, whose protein sequence is MIKITSKNQGGPYMEMVFCGFLIFFIGSEIGHQLQIESENLFKNILQFKWYQWNNTNCQMFIILLLQIQDPVVFKCFAFPSINRDLLLRVFTRVHGYIACFQSMKKQ